A window from Solanum stenotomum isolate F172 chromosome 5, ASM1918654v1, whole genome shotgun sequence encodes these proteins:
- the LOC125863743 gene encoding uncharacterized protein LOC125863743: protein MKWILIISPLMNLVKKRKTTTISLLKTLVPPLRINAKDVQEITAKQGLSPRDNSQINMVRVQFQMDHAISNPNGKILLFWSNEITSHILENHEQHITRNFKHPNLTEQFMMSFIYAKCEDHMRRPLWDRLLFYASMHVPYCTIPNFNLITSIEEKLWGMPYNMNKSFEFISVIEACGLIDLGYTGLPFTWCNRRDAQATVWKRLDRSMVNDKWLEVMPQTTIDHLSCVSSDHSPLLMVLTRTKESHTKYFKFLHFWVDNDSFMKIVQQFWDKGVNGNPMWKLHTKMKRLISTPSKWSKKEYGDIFAKVKKYEETIRKAEEDLLTNNT from the exons ATGAAATGGATTCTAATAATCAGTCCATTGATGAATCTAGTGAAGAAGAGGAAGACAACAACAATCAGCCTCCTCAAAACTTTGGTTCCACCTTTAAGGATAAATGCTAAGGATGTTCAAGAAATAACAGCAAAACAAGGTTTATCCCCAAGAG ACAATTCTCAAATCAACATGGTGAGAGTTCAATTTCAAATGGACCATGCAATCAGTAATCCTAATGgaaaaattttgttgttttggtCTAATGAAATCACTAGTCATATTCTTGAAAATCATGAGCAACATATCACAAGAAACTTCAAGCACCCTAATCTCACTGAGCAATTCATGATGTCCTTTATTTATGCTAAATGTGAGGATCATATGAGGAGACCTTTGTGGGACAGGCTACTGTTTTATGCTAGTATGCATGTACCTTACTGTACAATACCAAACTTCAATCTTATCACATCTATAGAAGAAAAGCTTTGGGGAATGCCTTACAACATGAACAAGAGCTTTGAGTTTATTAGTGTGATAGAAGCATGTGGTTTGATTGATTTAGGATACACAGGGCTTCCATTCACATGGTGTAATCGAAGGGATGCACAAGCTACAGTATGGAAGAGATTGGATAGGTCCATGGTTAATGATAAATGGTTAGAGGTTATGCCTCAAACTACTATTGATCACTTATCATGTGTTAGTTCTGATCACAGTCCCCTGTTGATGGTACTGACTAGGACAAAGGAGAGTCATACAAAGTACTTCAAGTTTTTACATTTTTGGGTTGACAATGACTCCTTTATGAAGATTGTGCAACAATTTTGGGATAAGGGAGTCAATGGTAATCCTATGTGGAAACTACATACGAAAATGAAAAGGCTGATATCCACCCCCAGCAAATGGTCAAAAAAGGAGTATGGTGATATCTTTGCTAAAGTAAAGAAGTATGAGGAGACAATCAGGAAAGCTGAGGAAGACCTTCTTACAAATAACACATAA